The nucleotide sequence CACTGagaatttatttttacttcCCAGAAACTCTTATCCTTCAAGATGTTAGTTTTAATCCACTTACTCCACAAAGAATCTCCAGTCAATAACCTCCAGATAAGCTTCAAACTACTAACTTTATTAACATCCTTTAACGCTCGTATACCCAAACCACCTTCCTCCCTCTCCTTACAAACATCCCTCCAAGCCACTTTCGCCCCCGTCGTCTTAAGACTAGGCCCCGACCACAGGAAAGCGGAACAAAGCTGTTCAATTTCTTTAATGCACTGCCCCGGAAGACGGAAAGCAGCAGACCAGAAGTTCACAATACTCATTAGAACAGATTTAATCAGCATAAGTCTTCCTGCATAAGAGAGAAACCTTGTGGTCCAAGTGTTAATTCGCCCTCTTATCTTCTCCACAAGCGGCTGATAATCCTGACTTCTCATTGCCTGAGACATTAAGGGTAACCCTAAGTATCTTACTGGCAAATCCCCTACAGCAAAAGGGAAATCTGATAATATACGACTCTTCTCCTCCACCGGAACCCCCGCCATGTAGATAGTTGATTTCTCCAAACTGATTTTCAATCCTGACCAAGCAGCAAACTCATCAAACACTGCCAATGCACCTTCAATTGAATCTTTAGAACCCTCCACAAACACCATTAAATCATCAGCGAAACATAGGTGAGTCAACGAGAGAGAATGACACCTGGGATGAAACTTGAACTTCCTCTCAGTAGCCGCTTTGTCTATCTTCTTTGACAAGATATTCATACAAAGCACAAAGAGATAGGGAGATAGTGAGCAACCCTGTCTCAATCCCCTTGCACTTTGGAAGTAGCCAGCTAAGTCTCCGTTTACCTGAACTGAGAAAGAAGGACTCGTGATACACAAGCGGATCCAGTGCACAAATTTACTCGGGAAACCCAAAACCTCCAACCCCTTAAGAACAAAATCCCACTGAACCGAGTCGAACGCTTTTGAAATGTCAATTTTCATCACACACCTTGAAGAAACTGAAAGCTTATGATAATCTCTCACCAATTCAGAAGCCAAAAGCACATTCTCCATAAGCAATCTCCCTTTGACAAAGGCGGACTGATCTGAAATTctaatctcttcttcttcttctcgaggTCACAGGTAAAGCCTACAAACTATAAGCACCTCTTCTTCTCGCTTTCTCATTTATTCTTCTCTATCAATGGCTGTATGAAACAATTCAATTGTCctctctctcagtctctctcttTGTGTTTTTGTATTGAGACATGATGAACTAAACGGATCTGTTTTAATGACTTGTAATACTTTTTGTTAGTTTGTTGGTAGACTATTGATTTTAAACCCTTTAAACAGTGATAGAACAAAGGGAGAGAAGATGCACTCTCTAAAGACTAGTTGCGTTGGGCAAGTATTTGCTCTAGCTAAGCCTCACGACTCTGTAGGAAAGAGAACTCGTAATCGTATCCCCAAAGAGGAGAGAAAGACTCTGGTCGAATCTTTCATTAAAAAGTATAAAAGTCataatctttttttcttaatccaCTTTACCTATTGTAATTgtttgattatattttaaacaGGCATCAAAGCTTAAACAATGAGAGGTTTCCTTCACTTAGCCTCACACACAAGGAGGTTGGTGGGTCTTTCTACACCATTAGGGAGATTGTCAGAGAGATTATCCAAGAAAATAGAGTCCTTGGTACTACTGACTTGATTCTTCAAGGCAAGGGCGATGACGACCGTTCGCAAGATCAAACTCTGTCAAGTTCTTTACTGATGGATCCTGTGCCTCCTTTATCTTTGTCCCCAGTGGGATTCCATTCTCCATCAGGTCAAAGTCATAATGTCTCTAAAGAAAACGGAGGATCTGATGTATTGAAGGACAGGGAAGTGAACGCGTATCAACTTTCTGAAGATGGCATAGGGCTGCTCACACACGAGCTAGTGGGCTCTAATGACATATCCAGGGCTCAGTTTGCAGGATCCTGCAGTGAAGAGAATGATGCCAAGCTGCATGATAGAATGCAGACAGTATGTGACAGTTTTGTCTCCAAACCTCAGGATGAAGAACTCGAGGTGGAGAAGGAAGACATAGCATATGAGGAAACACCTTTCATTGAATCAAATGGCACAAAACTTGTCAACAATGACGATACAGTGAATGATGATGAAGCAGCTTTGACCGAAAGGGTTAGCATGACAAAGAATACATTAGGCACAATTGGTTTGCCAGCAGAAGCAGTTGTTGTTGAGACATTTCCAATAACATCTGCGACTTCTTTAACAATGGATGCACAGCCTAGTGAGGTGGCTAGAGTCTGTGAGGTTGAGAAAGTAACTGAGGCAAAGGTGGAAAGTGATAGCAGCACTGAAACTTCTGTTGATCTTGGAGATGTACCTGAAGAAGTAGAGACAGAAGTCATTGGTGTTCAAATGCCAAATCAAATCTCTGTCTCTACGGAAAAGAAAGTTGAAGAGAAAACTGTAAATCCTGCTTCAGTAGATGTTGAATCTGCTGATACTACAGGGACGACGGTGGCTGCTGATGCTGTGATTAGCAGCATTCATGAGACTAAGAACTTAAGTAATGGAAGTTTGACAACTGAACGGACAACGCCAACATCTGTCACTGAGGTAAGCTTTGTCAACTATCTGTTTGTTTTTATACATTCTATTTGCATCCTGGAGCTAAGTAGTCGTCATGGTGTCCAATGCAAGAAAAATTGTTTGTGTTGAGCAGCAGGTTATCATTGTTAGTTGCATGACTTATTTATGAACATCTCCTAATTCTTCATGTTTAAGTTTTAGGATAAAGTATTTCAGTAGTGTGTGTGTGACAGAAGAACGTTGATGATGGAATACTTAAGACTGTGAGAGGATTAGGGTGAAACTGCATATATTCAAAGTTATTAGTTGATTGCTCATAGAAAACTGTGTTTAACGATGAAACCTTTGCAACCTTTTGAATTGTGTAACAGTCTGGAAGTTTAAAGAAGGACACAGCTAGGAGTGAAGTCACAAGTGTGGAGAAGGCGACTGTTGGAAAAGGGAAACTCGATGCTTCAGATAGTTCCAActccactacaagaaatatggcTATTGGTAGCAGTTCACGGTAGCACGAATTCTCAAACTGCTACCAAAAATGGTGTAATCCGATACCCATCTTTTTCATAGCGTTAGTTCCTCGCTAGCGATAAATTTAATCCAggaaaaaattaacaaaaaatacagTAAAACAGAGTAAAGTGTTGTCGCGATGCAAAAGACTTGGGTTTAGTTTTAACCTTTTCCGCCTCTCCTTCACTCTTCACATAGAAACCatcgaagaaaaaaaatgattgggAAGCCCAATCTCTCCGATTTTTGATCGATCTTCGTGTCTGAACGGTGTTGTTTTCGCCAGCGGTCAGATTCCCGGTGAACCCATATTCGATTTTGTCTGTAATTCCTTTGATTTATCTGATTTCTCAGATGAATTCCTTTGATTTGTTTCAGCTTTTACAATTTCGAGTTCACCGAAGATTAGGAGGAGAGAAGTCAGGTTACAGAATCACGAGAAGTCAGGTGGTAATCAATTCCGTTTTGCATTTGATATCGTCATGGGCGAACACGATTGTTCCTTTCTCGACTGAAGCTTTGAGTGttcctttctcttctcttttgctTTGCAGGTTTTAGGTTTTGATTGTTCCTTTCTCGAGTGAAGCTAGTGGAGTTGAAATCCGAAGGATCTTATTGATCAGGTGATTCTTTTTCAGCCAAATAGAAGTcgtttcttgttgatcattttgAATGACTGAAGAGGATGTATCTGATTGAATCGTTGATTGTTTATGTGTTCCTCTGTGAATGTCATTGTGTCTGTTTGGTGTATGTTTGACATAATCTTATGgctttgtttgattttgttggTCTATCGGTTAGAAACTTAGAACATAAAATGGTCGAAAAGTCATGGGTTCATCTAAACAGGTAaggaaaaacaatatatattataggaACTGAATTTTTGTGTGTGATTAAGAGTGTTGAAATTATGCTTTCATGTGTCTAAACCGAAGAGCTGATCCTGGTTATGAGAGTGGTGCGTGGGAATTTGTGAGGTGTGTTGGTGCAGATTTGCGAGAGTCTGAGTTGATCATTTGCCCATGTATTGATTGTCGCAACGTAGCTCGTCACTCAGCCAGTGTTATTGTGGATCATCTAGTAACAAGAGGAATGGATTTGAGTTACAAGATGAGGGAGGATTGGTATCACCATGGAGAAGTAATGTCAGGGACTGACAGTAGAAGCAATGGAAGTGAGAAGAGGAATGAGATTTTAGGGTTATACCAAGCAGCTGCCTTTGTTGATGAAGAGTTTCTTAGGCATGGTGACTTAAGTGAGGTTGCTGAAGGTGAAGATAAGGCAGAAGATGAGTTTCTTGCTAAGCTAGCCGATGCAGAAACACCTCTGTATCCAAGTTGTGCTAACCACAGCAAGCTCTCTGCAATTGTTTCACTCTTTAGGATAAAGACACAGAGTGGTTGGTCTGATAGAAGCTTCGATCTGCTGCTTGAGACTTTGCCACAGAtgctacccgaggataatgtctTGCACACGTCCTTGTACGAAGTGAAGAGGTTTTTGAGATCTTTTGATATGGGTTATGAGAAGATACACGCCTGTGTGAATGACTGCTGTCTATTCAGAAAGGAGTTTGAGAAGCTAGACAAATGTCCGAAATGCAATGCTTCAAGATGGAAGATTAACTTGCGCACAGGTGATGTGAAGAAAGGTATTCCACAGAAAGTTCTAAGGTATTTTCCCATAATCCCACGGCTGAAGAGGATGTTCAGGTCAGAGGACATGTCAAAGGACTTGAGGTGGCATTTTACTAATAAGAGCACTGATGGAAAAAGCAGACATCCGGTTGATTCTGTTACTTGGAATCAAATGAATGACAGATACCCTTCATTTGCCGCTGAAGAAAGAAATCTTCGGCTTGGGCTGTCCACAGATGGGTTCAATCCTTTCAACATGAAGAATGTGAACTACAGCTGTTGGCCTGTTTTGCTTGTCATTTACAACATGTCACCTGAAAAGTGTATGAAGGAGGAGAACATCATGTTGTCGTTGCTGATTCCTGGTCCAAGCCAACCTGGTAACAATATTGATGTGTACTTAGAACCGCTTATAGAGGATCTAAACCACCTGTGGGAAAAAGGAGAGTCAACGTATGATGCAGTCAACCACACCACTTTCACATTAAGAGCTATGCTTCTCTGGACTATTCaggattttccagcatatgggaATCTTGCAGGCTGCAAAGTAAAGGGCAAAATGGGTTGTCCTGTGTGTGGAAAAAACACAGACAGTATGTGGTTGAGTAACTGCAGGAAGCACGTTTATATGTCCCATCGGAAAGGTCTTCCTCCCAC is from Brassica napus cultivar Da-Ae chromosome A4, Da-Ae, whole genome shotgun sequence and encodes:
- the LOC106445674 gene encoding uncharacterized protein LOC106445674 — its product is MHSLKTSCVGQVFALAKPHDSVGKRTRNRIPKEERKTLVESFIKKHQSLNNERFPSLSLTHKEVGGSFYTIREIVREIIQENRVLGTTDLILQGKGDDDRSQDQTLSSSLLMDPVPPLSLSPVGFHSPSGQSHNVSKENGGSDVLKDREVNAYQLSEDGIGLLTHELVGSNDISRAQFAGSCSEENDAKLHDRMQTVCDSFVSKPQDEELEVEKEDIAYEETPFIESNGTKLVNNDDTVNDDEAALTERVSMTKNTLGTIGLPAEAVVVETFPITSATSLTMDAQPSEVARVCEVEKVTEAKVESDSSTETSVDLGDVPEEVETEVIGVQMPNQISVSTEKKVEEKTVNPASVDVESADTTGTTVAADAVISSIHETKNLSNGSLTTERTTPTSVTESGSLKKDTARSEVTSVEKATVGKGKLDASDSSSSQKGNIAPLNRIKPESWKGQYNVGGGHETNPLLAALKSFLTAFVKFWSE
- the LOC106440203 gene encoding uncharacterized protein LOC106440203, giving the protein MCLNRRADPGYESGAWEFVRCVGADLRESELIICPCIDCRNVARHSASVIVDHLVTRGMDLSYKMREDWYHHGEVMSGTDSRSNGSEKRNEILGLYQAAAFVDEEFLRHGDLSEVAEGEDKAEDEFLAKLADAETPLYPSCANHSKLSAIVSLFRIKTQSGWSDRSFDLLLETLPQMLPEDNVLHTSLYEVKRFLRSFDMGYEKIHACVNDCCLFRKEFEKLDKCPKCNASRWKINLRTGDVKKGIPQKVLRYFPIIPRLKRMFRSEDMSKDLRWHFTNKSTDGKSRHPVDSVTWNQMNDRYPSFAAEERNLRLGLSTDGFNPFNMKNVNYSCWPVLLVIYNMSPEKCMKEENIMLSLLIPGPSQPGNNIDVYLEPLIEDLNHLWEKGESTYDAVNHTTFTLRAMLLWTIQDFPAYGNLAGCKVKGKMGCPVCGKNTDSMWLSNCRKHVYMSHRKGLPPTHPYRGKKAWFDGKAEHGKKGRILSGHNISHILRNYKNDFGNVKVIGRKRKINETVGSDFNTDDESSDSEEEEEAVDEEELSRWKKRSIFFKLPYWEDLPVRHNLDVMHVERNVAASLIATLLHCGKSKDGLNARKDLELLGIRKDLHPQPRGKRTYLPPAPWSLSSKEKKVFCKRLSDFRGPDGYCSNISRCVKLEESKISGLKSHDYHVLMQQLLPVAIRGLLPKGVRIAIGRLCAFFHHLCQRVIDVEKITVLETEIVETLCMFERFFPPSFFDIMMHLVVHLAREARLCGPVHFRWMYPFERYMKVLKDFVRNLARPEGCIAEAYLAEECVRFCSQFLKKTTSYEEKPDRNTEFESSSILEGRPISAATCRVLSEKDMKIIHLAVIQNMAIVEPYVDMHLQHLQDTNEKCRRDATTLWRLHSQKFASWLKDQVIFILSTFSLWGLVLVESLWML